The Gouania willdenowi chromosome 3, fGouWil2.1, whole genome shotgun sequence genome includes a region encoding these proteins:
- the ctsd gene encoding cathepsin D, with product MKFPLLFVLTSLFLSGDALIRIPLRKFRSIRRELTDSGRGVEELLASKNSIKYNFGFPTSGQPTPETLKNYLDAQYYGEIGLGTPPQLFTVVFDTGSSNLWVPSIHCSLLDIACLVHHKYNSAKSSTYVKNGTAFAIQYGSGSLSGYLSQDTCTIGDMAVQNQLFGEAIKQPGVVFVAAKFDGILGMAYPCISVDGVTPVFDNIMSQKKVEKNIFSFYLNRNPDTEPGGELLLGGTDPKYYSGDFHYSNVTRKAYWQIHVDGMAVGSQLSLCKGGCEAIVDSGTSMITGPSAEVKSLQKAIGALPLIQGEYMVNCDKVPTLPVITFNVGGQTYSLTGEQYVLKVSQAGKTICLSGFMGLDIPAPAGPLWILGDVFIGQYYTVFDRENNRVGFAKAK from the exons ATGAAGTTTCCTCTGCTGTTCGTTCTGACTTCTTTGTTCCTGAGCGGAGACGCTTTGATTCG AATCCCCCTGAGGAAGTTCCGTTCCATCAGACGTGAGCTGACCGACTCAGGCCGTGGCGTTGAGGAGCTTCTGGCCTCCAAGAACTCCATCAAGTACAACTTTGGTTTCCCCACCTCAGGCCAGCCCACCCCAGAAACCTTGAAGAACTACCTGGAT GCTCAGTATTATGGTGAGATCGGTCTGGGCACGCCCCCTCAGCTCTTCACCGTGGTGTTTGACACGGGTTCATCCAACCTGTGggttccatccatccactgcTCACTGCTGGACATCGCCTGCT TGGTTCACCACAAATACAACTCAGCCAAATCCAGCACGTACGTGAAGAATGGCACGGCATTCGCCATCCAGTATGGGAGTGGCAGTCTGTCCGGATACCTGAGCCAGGACACCTGCACG ATCGGAGACATGGCGGTGCAGAATCAGCTTTTTGGTGAAGCCATCAAACAGCCCGGTGTCGTCTTCGTCGCGGCCAAGTTTGACGGCATCCTCGGCATGGCGTACCCCTGTATCTCTGTGGACGGGGTCACCCCAGTGTTCGACAACATCATGAGCCAGAAGAAAGTGGAGAAGAACATCTTCTCTTTCTACCTGAACAG GAACCCCGACACGGAGCCTGGTGGTGAGCTGCTGCTGGGAGGGACCGACCCCAAATACTACAGCGGAGACTTCCACTACTCCAACGTCACCCGCAAGGCGTACTGGCAGATCCACGTGGACGG GATGGCGGTGGGCAGTCAGCTCTCTCTGTGTAAAGGAGGCTGTGAGGCCATCGTGGACTCTGGCACGTCTATGATCACAGGACCTTCTGCTGAGGTGAAAAGTCTGCAAAAAGCCATCGGAGCGTTGCCGCTCATCCAGGGAGAG TACATGGTGAACTGTGATAAAGTCCCAACGCTGCCCGTCATCACCTTCAATGTGGGCGGACAAACGTACAGTCTGACTGGAGAGCAGTACGTCCTGAAG GTGTCTCAGGCTGGTAAAACCATCTGTCTGAGTGGGTTCATGGGTCTGGACATTCCCGCTCCGGCTGGGCCTCTGTGGATCCTGGGAGACGTGTTCATCGGCCAGTACTACACGGTGTTCGACCGCGAGAACAACCGTGTGGGCTTCGCCAaagcaaaatga